ATTAAGCTATAGGGTTCTACTTAGAAAAGAGCCTGAGGGTGGTTATACAGTAATAGTTCCTTCTCTTCCTGGTTGTGTAACCTATGGAGATACAATAGAGGAAGCAATTGAAATGGCAAAAGAGGCTATTGAGTTATACATAGAAAGCTTAAAGGAACATAACGAAGAAATACCAACGGAAGAAGAAACTTTTGAATATAATTTAAGATTAGAAGCTAATGTCTAAACTCCCATCTCTCACTCCCCAAGAAATTATCAAAGTGCTTGAAAAGAAAGGATTTGTATTAGATAGGATTAAAGGAAGCCATCATATTTACTACCATCCTGAAATGAAAAGAAGAGTTGTTGTTCCTCTTCATAAAAGAGATTTACCAAAGGGGACATTGTTTGAAATCTTAAAACAAGCAGGTATATGAACTAGTAATTAAAATTATAGCCAAATATAGTTATTAATAGATGTATTTTGACAAATACTCTGAAAGGCTTTACACTTATATATTATGAAGAAAAAGATGAATGAAAGAATTATCGGAGCATATAAATATAGGCATTTTGGTAATAAAGGTAAAGTAGATAAGATATTGCAAGTTCTTAAAGAATACAGAAAAACTGCAAAAGATATTGCAAAGATACAATGGAATTTATTTTTTAAACAAGGTAATTTTAATGAATATAATGAAGTAAAAAATATTAAAAGCAAGTTATCAGAAAGATACAAACAAACTTGCCAATCACAATTAGTAGGTATTTTGGAAAGCTATATTTCAAACAGACAAAATGATTTTGTAGAGATTGTTTATAATAGCAGTTTAGATAAAGATACAAAATTCATATTATTCGTTATAAACAAATCAAAGGTTTGGTTTAATGAAAAATTACAAAAAGCAGTTTTAAAAGATAAGAAAGGTAAAGTTATAAAGGAACTACCGATAAATAAATATCATTACAAATTAGCAAGAAAAATATTAAAACATACATTTAAACAAAATAAATTTCCATCTTTTAAAAATATATCAATGAATTTAGATAAAAAAGTAATGGATATACAGAAAAAGAAAGATGGTAAAGCAAAATCATTTGATTATTGGGTTTCCATTACTACATTAGAAAAAAGAAGACCGGTTTATATTCCATTAAAAACAAATAGTTATGCAGAAAAATTAGATGGTAAATTTTTGAATTTTATCCAAGTTAATGAGAAAGATAATGATATTGAAATAAGATTAGTAAAAGAGTTAAATAAAAAAGAAGAATATATTCCGCAAACAGATATATTGGCAATAGATATAGGATTAAATCCATTATTTGCTACTGATAAAGGGGATTTGTTTGGAAGATGTTTTAAGGATTATTTGATACAATTAGATGCAAAAATAACAAAAAGAATGCAATATTTACAAAAGAATAATATAAAACCGTCAAAAGATAAAAAATATAAAAAGTTAGTTCAAAAATTTAGAGATTTCTTAAAAAGTGAAATAAATAGGATTTTTAACAGGATAATAGAGATTTATAAACCAAAGGTAATAGTATTAGAGAAACTTGATTTTAGAAGTCCGGATTTATCAAAAAGATTAAACAGATTAATATCAAATTTCGGAAAAAGATATATAAATGAAAAAATAGAAAGAATAAAGCAATTCTATGGTATAGAAGTTATTTTTATAAATCCTGCATATACATCACAAGAATGCAGTAATTGTGGATATATAGATAAAGACAACAGAAAAGATACTCATACTTTTGAATGTAAAGCCTGTGGAAATAAAATAAATGCACAAGTAAATGGAGCAAGGAATATCTTCAGGAGAAGTTCTCTTGGAGAGATAACACCATACACATCAAAAAAGAAAGTCCTTCAAATATTGGTAAAACAATATTTGGAGAGATACAAAGGGTGTAATAGTGCTCCCTGTGAATTACTGATGAATAATCCTTATTATCGGGATTATCTTAGTAATTCCAAACCCCTGATGTGTGTGGAATAGATGTCTATAAAAGGGGGGAACTATTTCTGATATAATTTTATTATTAATAATAGGTCGGAGGTTATTTAGTTGTTTGAATTACTTACAGAAAAATTTAGTAATGTAATAGAAAAGTTAAAAAGGGC
The sequence above is drawn from the Venenivibrio stagnispumantis genome and encodes:
- a CDS encoding type II toxin-antitoxin system HicA family toxin, which codes for MSKLPSLTPQEIIKVLEKKGFVLDRIKGSHHIYYHPEMKRRVVVPLHKRDLPKGTLFEILKQAGI
- a CDS encoding zinc ribbon domain-containing protein, yielding MNERIIGAYKYRHFGNKGKVDKILQVLKEYRKTAKDIAKIQWNLFFKQGNFNEYNEVKNIKSKLSERYKQTCQSQLVGILESYISNRQNDFVEIVYNSSLDKDTKFILFVINKSKVWFNEKLQKAVLKDKKGKVIKELPINKYHYKLARKILKHTFKQNKFPSFKNISMNLDKKVMDIQKKKDGKAKSFDYWVSITTLEKRRPVYIPLKTNSYAEKLDGKFLNFIQVNEKDNDIEIRLVKELNKKEEYIPQTDILAIDIGLNPLFATDKGDLFGRCFKDYLIQLDAKITKRMQYLQKNNIKPSKDKKYKKLVQKFRDFLKSEINRIFNRIIEIYKPKVIVLEKLDFRSPDLSKRLNRLISNFGKRYINEKIERIKQFYGIEVIFINPAYTSQECSNCGYIDKDNRKDTHTFECKACGNKINAQVNGARNIFRRSSLGEITPYTSKKKVLQILVKQYLERYKGCNSAPCELLMNNPYYRDYLSNSKPLMCVE
- a CDS encoding type II toxin-antitoxin system HicB family antitoxin, with the translated sequence MKTLSYRVLLRKEPEGGYTVIVPSLPGCVTYGDTIEEAIEMAKEAIELYIESLKEHNEEIPTEEETFEYNLRLEANV